A window of Longispora fulva contains these coding sequences:
- the bsaP gene encoding biotin synthase auxiliary protein BsaP — protein MWCDHCGGDLALGEHDSCRAARTMEPPRFCPECRRRMKVQVLPTGWSASCVEHGVTSDTGVS, from the coding sequence ATGTGGTGTGACCACTGTGGCGGTGACCTGGCGCTCGGGGAGCACGACTCATGCCGGGCGGCCCGGACCATGGAGCCACCCCGGTTCTGCCCGGAGTGCCGGCGGCGGATGAAGGTCCAGGTGCTACCCACCGGTTGGTCCGCATCCTGCGTGGAACACGGCGTGACCAGCGACACTGGCGTTTCCTGA